taAGTATTCCATATGGGTACTCCATGAAGTTGGGccccgcgttttgtcctctccccaTACAAATTCTTATAAATTTTTCCCTCCAAGTGTACGGCCGCCTGTGTTAAAACCGGTTGTTCATTTGCGTGCCACTTCGGAATTAAGTGATGCATTGTTGATATTTTGATTGGCAGTTTGCTCCGAGGAAATTCAACTTGCTGCCAAGCGTTTACGTTCCCATGTAGAGTGTCAAGtgtttatgagtcaatgagtcaatgagtcatgagtcaatgagtcaatgagtcaatgagtcaacgagttagtgcagttaattaaaccataaaatgaaagctaaaatttcagagaatgcttaggcctaatcactgaaacgaggacttaggcttaatcaacaagttattgctatattgactgtgagtccattgactcatgactcatgactcattgactcattgactcatttgactcataaaacatgcgttctctcCCATGTAGAGTCTGGGACCCTTTCAAAACAACCTTATCTCTATTTTTTACAATATAAATTTACGGCATAATAACTCTACATTGGGTAGGATTCGCAAGGATGTGCAAAAATTTGTTCTTTAATGACAAATCCACAACTTGTTGCTGGCGTGATGGTTTGCAAACCTTGAATTATTGAAAGTTCTATGAAAACTGTTCATGTTGTCTCACATATACTTTCATCGACCTTtaaaactaatatatagatttagccaagcctaaaagcggagctcccggtttgtttattcttactggctataggattagtgaaaataaaaggctttggaactgtcggcctatgggttttcccggaaattgcttaattatatcattttcctcgctgcctaactagtgaattccacggttaatttcacctgaaaaaccgactgatcgcatgaatcacgaagggatgggtgtgatatcggtttttccagcgaaatctactgtcgaattcaccagttaggcatttaatttttcttgaatcgcaagagtttgaaaagaaaacaaacaaatcctcagcaagcgaacggaaaaggaaagaagccatttcagagtcgactgtcaaaagccaacgaataggaatcacgctaaaattagaactcacagacgtactatagctcgtgatgtgacagatcgtactttatttattccactttatctctgaaaacgagatcatttacattttgatgtacttcattgaaacacgccagcttggcttagaaccagaatcggctagaaaggacaaacttcaaacaagatctccaacaaattacctgtacgtgctgtaaacaaacttctgaaaacacaagctggtgatatttctccttactttttacgagaactcattgcgattacatgtgtagaacataagtgcaaaattttcttgtcactgtcgagacacatcgaaaaacaattaggcaagcagagtaaaaaaacgtcttgttcgctcgcattttaaggccaaacaaaccagcaaaagatcgattatttctgtccaaaaagactacagatgattgttatttaattccagttaacaataaaaattcgagtttcattcctgagcaaaggaaaaaacgactaaacaactttttagaaatatgcatccacctgaaataactcatccgtagaaataacaaacggtttagtgtccaagaaaataatttgtggagtaacttcttccaccaactttaagctattactggtgtaccgttttgtcgttctcgttctctttctctcttctttcgtttctgctcttctgtcataagccgttcaggcatcttgcaaccttagtagattcaaaattaaaaatcttaacacataccaaacactgcaattcagagcaaaaagcagcccaaaacaaattaagatTGAATTTCACCTATTACCAAACTGACGCCGGCAGAAATCGAAATATCAATTTTTCTGTATTTTCGTCTAGGTATAGCCCTTAGGTAGATATGAAATGTGATATAGTTTTTTCCCGCTTGAAACGCTTTAAATtcgagaaaatcaagaaaaacgaaTTTCGCCCCGACTATGGCCAAATTGGTCGAACGCAATGGCTGAAAATTAGAAATCTAAACTCATTTTGCGTTCGCGTGTCAAAAAGAACCAAAACTTCCCGATACTTTTGCTTGAAAGACAAAGTATTCGGCTATGAAAAACAGGCTGTAACTTGTCTTGAACCCCTGTCAATAAAAAATCctcaaatgtttaaaaattgcCTTTGTTTACTCTGCTCATTATCccagtttaaagataaaattcgGAGATATTTTTCGACATGTGCCATAACTCCAAATTCCCTCAAACTTGGCCAGTGTAAACATTTTATGATGGTCTAAAGCATGTATCAAAATCAGCTTGGGTTCTTCTTCGAGTGGTTTTTGAGGGGCCGCTGAAAAAGCAACATTTTAATGAAAAcatcagcaaaaataaacaatagactgcTGCATGTTGTTTGAGGACAGACGGGTATGAGCTTTTAACGACCTTGTATTATTAGTTATTTGTACAGATTAGCAATTTGCTTGCTTTCACTTATAGTATGCTGGGAAAACAATTCAATCTCAACACCATATTAATCGAAATAAGTGTTTCGTGAGCAGTTCGAATTATTCGCCATTCAGTTGGAAAAGAGATGTTGATTTCACATCTAAGAAACCGGAAGTCGATATACTATGCTACACAGCCTCCAAGTAATAAAATATAACATCACTGAAAGATATGTTAACTGAACTAAAGCATAACGTTTTATGTTAGGTACCAGGTACTGAAGAAATTACCCTGAAAAGCCCGAACTCTTTGGAAGTAATGAAAGAGCCGGGAGTGCATCTATGGCCACCTACATTTGGGAACCAAACTAACTCTGAACTCCGTCTTCAAGTTTGTCTTAGTTAATTAGGCcgagataatttttttcttaaatgggAAAATACTATCCATTTGAAGCTTAGGTGCGATTGAAAATTTTGTGAGAAAAGAAGTCCCGTAAGAGAtatcaatttttattgttaatttaaatCACAAGccacgcttttttttttcatgaatcaCGAATCATTCCCGTGAAATTAATTATGTTTTTGTTGTGTTAGCCTCTTATCAAATACATTGAATTCTCACTAAAAAGACATGGGGAAGGAAACTCATCGAGCCGAGAGGTTACCGGATTCAAGGTGCGTGAAGGTTTTCTATGAATGCCTGAGGTCACGAACAACTACCTAACGGGACACCCGGTGGCCATGGAAGACAAAAGCTGTCCGTGGAGAGCTGTGGAGGAGCCAGCCTTAGATGTATTTGTGCAGTATTATAACAAGAGGCATGGCATATAATCCAAGCTCAGTCAAGCTCAGTCACTGTGTTACTTCTGACAGGAACAGTCCTTACCAAAAGCAACCAAAAGATCCAAGTATGGCTTCTTTCGTCTCACCTTTACATGGCTTGTGTCTATTtcaaaaaagttgcaaaattcttTCAGCATTTGAATAGAAATTGAAGAGAGCTTAGAGGAACTAATTAGATCACATATGTTGTAGCAGTCGTAATCTATTGGATGCTCCAATGATACTTCTCGTATAACTGCGTTGCTGAGCTCTTGAAGTGCACTCTCAGTTTTTGCGTCATTCGCCTCCTCGTCACTACCACTCgtgacatgtggtaagcgccGCTTAGCTGCCAATCGACTGTGAAGTCAAAAACTCTGCACTTGTAAACAAGCGATTTCCCTCACTGTCCCTGGCTGCTATCATAGCCCTTTCAACAGACTCCGGATCCGATTTCCGTCCCGAGATTTCTCCAAGATCGAATTTCTTTGTTAAGTAATCTTTCTGATTGGCGGTGAATCTGGTTCTTTTCAGTTGGGATGACCTCAATGCCCAGCCCATGGGGAGCCACAGGTTTTCCACTGATCGCACTTTCGATACTTCTGTCGGAATATTAGGCACACTACCGGTTTGCACATCTAGTCTCTCGGAATAACCAACGATGGCTCTGTCGAAGAGACTCTCGTTCTCAATAGCAAGGTGATGTCTGCCACAGTCCAGGTGCCATTGAAGTGAGGAGAACCGTTGATAGCGTTTAATGCATCCTTCTTCAGGACAGGAAAAAAGGCCAACATTTGATTCATCTGAGGAGAATTCGTCAGAACTTGGTGAATCGCTAGGGCCAGTTGAATTTGCTTGTTTTGGAGGAATCTTGGCCTTCTTGGACGTAACTGTTTTAAACTGTGCCTTTTCTCCGCAAGTGTCGCAGTCAATGGCCGACAGCCTTGGAATTTCCGCATTTGGTTGGACGTCAAGTTTCTCCCACTGAATCAACTTTCCAGGGCCAATATTATAGGCTTTCCATACACGCAGCCCTTCTTCAGAATACTCTACGTTGGAAATAGTGCTCACACCTTCCAACCGAACGGTGGAGAATGTGGAGGCATCAGGTGGTCCTGAAACGGTAACGTTAACAGATGGTACTCCACCCGATGAGAGAATGGCATTCTTCATTTCCTCTGCACTCTCAATATTGTTCCCTGAATTGAGAAAGATCTTCATATGCGACTTGATAGTTGCCGCTTTCCGGTCACAAACGCCTTTGCCTGCCTGTGAATCACAGAAATCCATCCGCCGGACTGAAACGCCGTGCTGTTGTCCGATTAATTTTGCTCCATTAATTGGCGTACCACAGTGGTAACAACTGGCGTTGTCTTGCCAGTAATAGATGTTCTGTAGTTGTCTTACCACGTCTGACATAACAGAGAGCACTGCACAGCTATCCTGACTGCAGCTCCTGAACACATTAACAAACGTCATCATCTGTAGTTTGTGGTCATTTCCTCTCCTAATGGATACAGTTAGGTGCCAGGAAATCCTACGTTTCGCAAACCAATCCGTCTGGCTCTCTCTAAACTTTCGCGGAAGGAACTTCATGGCCCAGTCCTGAACTAAAAGAACGGAAGTGTCGTCTAGTGCATTCACTATGTCCAATCTTGCTTCTTCTTGATTAACTGACCGCAGTAGATGCGCTTTCCAGCTCACGATGTCTTGCTTAGCCTTTCCCATTACAAAACGAAGCTCCTCTTTAAGTTCATCCGCAGCGAGTGCCTCAATTGCAGCCTTGATGTCGTCTATGGTCTTCGTAAGATCATCGCATTTGTCACAATCGGTTCTGTGCTCATGTGAACACTGGGACTGATAATCGCGGTCGGTAGGGTCGTTTAGGGCATAGACGCGACAGTGATCAGGGACGTCTGAGCTCTCTGAGACATGAACCTGTAAAGGGAAATAAACACAATGAGCACTTTGCAGCTAACGATTACCTGGTACAAAATCCACCATGCTAATGAGAGCACGCTGCGTAGAAGGATATCTGAAACAAAGCGGTCGCGATCAGACAATTTTTACCTTTCCTTCTTTCTAATGCCTCTGTGACGTGCGTGGCTTCTTCTCCAATACGGCACACTTTGTACCACGCGATGGTAGGCTGCACAAAGGCCTATCACCGTCGTCTACCTTAAAAACCTCAAAGTAGTCTAAAGGCCGGGACGGGGTAGCGTAGAGTGCATTCAGGAGGAGGACAAATGAATTTATGTTACACTTTTCAGCCCTATTTTCGTCCTTGTGGTTGTCGTGAAATATCACCGTTGCTAGAATTCCAGATTTCAATCTACGTCATATGCATTGCCGtgatatcttcatttcccaCGTTCGAATGTTGGAAATCGATATTCATTTGAAAGCAACGAATTCAATGTCGGCCTAAGTTGCTACCTCATGCGTTATTCCAAAAAAATAAAGACCAGGTAACTTCAATACTCATACCTTGTAATCACTCTTTAGGTAGCGCTTGCATTTCTTTACgtgttctttcttttcctttgcccaTGACATCCCCATATCCATTTCTCCCAAACGCTCAGCAACACTTTCAAGGTTATCGAAGGCCTGTGCACCCGCCGAGCTAATGTAATCTATTCCCTGTAACGATTTTCGAGTGGAAGCAGGGCATACTTTGAGAACTCGCAGAAGAGTACTACGACTCAAAGGTGTGAAGTTTTCCTCCTTTGAATAGGCCTGGTATCGCTGAACAATACGCTCCGGTATCATGTTGCGTACCACATTCGGTATTTTGATTACCTCTTTAGTTGAAAGTGATAATACTTTTTCTCCGAATGGAAGGTCTTGGATGATATGGGGACTGGTAATAAAGTCCAGAAAATGTGCGAGCTTTTCTTGCGGAACCACCATTCTTGTTCGTGGACTCTGCGATGGAACTGGCGTACCTCTTCCATGGAGAAGAATATGCTGTCTAGCCATCGTATAGCGATATTTGGTTAAACCTGGTATCCACTCTTGAATCTTTGCAAAACTGACTTTGTCAGCCATGATGGAGAGTATCTGTCGACGTGTATCCCAATGGTCTGCATTCTTATAGCAAGATGCCAGGGCATCCAACAGTGTCTCATCTGTAGATCCAGTACCACTCTCAGTATCTGCCGATCGAAAACCACCGTTGCATGAATTGCGATTTTAGTCCAGGGAATCTATGAGATTTTTAAGGCCGACCTCAAACTAATTGCAACAGAACTTCTATTATCGCCAAAAGGTCGCTACAAGTGTCCTAAACAACATACTAAAAGTACCAAAAAATCCCATTGGTGGAACATGCCAAATTTCGCTTCCAAAATGGCTTGAATTTACCACAGGGAGCCCGACcataaaaaatctaaaaatagctgttttttcagcgAAATCATACACAACTTATGGAAAATCAATAATGCGTAGAAATAGAAAAATTTGGCTTTCAAATAAACTGCATCCAAAACTGTTTTAAGGTGTAAAAGGAGTAAAAGACTATCCACAGGGACCCCACAAAAGTGCCTCGACCCAAGCTCCTTATCGTTTCGGGATGGAACGCCTAGATGATTTCGTGGTTCTACCATGACTGGAAGTTCGTGGTTCTCGAAGTTTTCCTTCGAAGACAAATGATTTTGCTGGTTTTACTGTGTATTTGTGCTATTCTTGGGAGATGTGCTTTCCAAAGGTAAGGAAAATTACAAAAGCTATGGTTTGTAAGTATAGGAAATCCTACGACTTCGATTTAATTTGGAATTTATTTAACCAAGTGGCCTTCTGCAGCTGAGTACAATTTGAGTTGAAAAACCCATTAGTGCAAATAAATACCAAATTGAACGACAGAAGCAGTGTGATTCCCTTTTAGTCGTACACAATTGCATGTAAAAAGAGTCATTCACAAAGATGCGTACAAACTTAACAATCCGCAAGTTTTTAATATTCCTTGAATGGTCTATGAATCTAGACCAAAACCTgacaaaatgtgaaaaagaacaagaagcGAACGTTGCGCATGATATACTCTATTATATTATCGAATTTCTTTGTAAACTATTAGTTTTTCATCTGGATTGATGAGTATGGGAAAAACGCTTACAAAAACCTGACGTcgagtcaatcaatcaatcaatcaatcttttgTTTATTGCCGCCTCTTGCAGCGTAGCTGAATTGCAGGCGATGTCAGCACactaattacaatattaaacacAATAATAGCATAGCATTTACAATAATTGTCCAGCGAATTTGCAAGACACCAACTGTCCGAATCGGTCAGTGTTCGTGGGTTTGGCAAAGTGGTCTGTGGTTGCCCTCAAATTATATGGCTTAGTTCTCAATTCTAATCTACTTTTTACTTGATTGCCCTGTTTAATATTCCTAATAAAGGTGTTACATTTGGTCGCTCTCCTGTACGCTAGGGGCTCTATGTTACATTCCTCTAGGGCACTTCTGTATGAATGAGATGGCACGATTATTTTCAGTGCCCGTTAGTACTAGATTAGTTCATTTTTCGCAACGCCAACCGAGCAAAACTATGGCTGACAACATGCAAAATTTGCTCAACAAAACATAACTTGAAATCTTCGTTGTTTGAGAGGTGAAATAAAGCAGCTGTCTAAGCCTGGTCATATTCCATGCAGTAGTGTCTTGTATGCTTCAAATGTTGTCTTCTCAAAATTCATGTAAAGCAGATAAGAGATTTGGCCTTCTCCAGTCAAAGacagtaagcaaaataaaaTCACCGCCTGTGCACGTGAAAATAGATTTCACATTTGATGCTTAGACAAAACTGTATTGTTTCTGTGCATTGTCATTcacagcattttaaaacaaactttttccttgtttttttcactttgtcaactaaaaactgcactgctctcagccaatcagaatccagACAAtctttcatgtgtattattaagcataaaatgaaagctgaaaGTGTTTTTTAGCGATCCAATACTCGATCATTAGCATCAGTATGAAACACGTACAACTAACTAAACcttcgtttgtctttttaaaagtGACCCTAGATCAATGGAAAAGTGTTGTATCTGTGACAAACGATTTGAAGTCAAAGATGCCAGTTCGGTGCTTGGGCAGAAAGGCGTTGAAAAAATCAAGCTCATTGACAGTTCTATCGATGCTCAAGTTGGAGACAGAGTGCATATAGATTGTCGTCGTAACCTTGTCAGGCCTCCTTATGTAAAAGTTTCTACTTCCGTAGGCGTCTCTGACAGTACATTTAATGTAACAAGCCGTCGTTCGCAAACGCCCAATTTCAGTCCAAAAGATAACTGTATCTTTTGCGGTCAAGCAGCCAAATACGATGGCAAAAAGAAAGGTTTTGACACAATTCCCGTCAGAACAAAAGATTTCCAGGACTCAATTGGAAGTGTGTGCAGAAAGAGAAATGATGAATGGTCAAATGTGGTACTCGGTCGATTGGAATACGCGCAAGATCTCCATGCTGCAGATAGCGTCTATCATCAGACTTGCAGCGTCAACTTCCGAACGGGAAAAGGAATCCCAAAGCAGTTTAGTAGCGACTATGAAAAGGATGCCAAAAAGGCGAAGCAAGGACGACCAGTAGACGCCGTTAAAAACTCAGCCTTCGCGAAAGTTATCCAATATCTTGAAGCAAATGACGAAGAGCAAACAACAGTGTCAGATCTCGTACAGATTATGAGCGAAGCTTTGGACGGGACAAATGAAGAGCCTTACAGCACAGTGTACATGAAGACCAAACTACAAGAACATTTTGGTGACAAGATAGTGATTACTTCAATATATGGCAAATCCAATGTGGTGACGTTTAGGCAAACAGCAGCATCTGTGATAGATGAGTTTTATTGCAATCCAAGACCAAAAGATACCGAAGAGGAGAGATATAGAATTATTGAGACCGCCGCAAAACTCATAAAGAGCGAGATCAAGAACATTGATGTTTCTAGTGATGTTTATCCGAC
Above is a window of Montipora capricornis isolate CH-2021 chromosome 6, ASM3666992v2, whole genome shotgun sequence DNA encoding:
- the LOC138051046 gene encoding uncharacterized protein, whose amino-acid sequence is MISWFYHDWKFVVLEVFLRRQMILLVLLCICAILGRCAFQSDPRSMEKCCICDKRFEVKDASSVLGQKGVEKIKLIDSSIDAQVGDRVHIDCRRNLVRPPYVKVSTSVGVSDSTFNVTSRRSQTPNFSPKDNCIFCGQAAKYDGKKKGFDTIPVRTKDFQDSIGSVCRKRNDEWSNVVLGRLEYAQDLHAADSVYHQTCSVNFRTGKGIPKQFSSDYEKDAKKAKQGRPVDAVKNSAFAKVIQYLEANDEEQTTVSDLVQIMSEALDGTNEEPYSTVYMKTKLQEHFGDKIVITSIYGKSNVVTFRQTAASVIDEFYCNPRPKDTEEERYRIIETAAKLIKSEIKNIDVSSDVYPTSAVMSNVEEALKFIPDLLKSFLELLFVGKDIKLKLASVGQAIVQAVRPRVILAPLQLGLGVQMHHHFSSKFLIDSLNSHGFCASYKTVQKYERSAAVAQGTEIPGYTPGHFVQYSADNVDHNLRTLDGTGTFHGMGIIAAITPGTKVTIPIPITKVSAEDIAKVGRIEIRPFIGPLENTPLHYQELQGITVRDSTANLDLLWKLTQPLLQSPRPAWNGMMQLSCKGTYPGKSSVHFLPMIDMDPTDMTCIYSTLSFISDQASRYEYTPIVTFDQPLWWKSLKIVSNEPQDSKLKSIILRYIQPPPVSYLR